The DNA sequence GCATTACGGTGAGAAAATTGGCAAAATTTTTGGCGCTGGGCCATAAGGTCATTTTTTTGTTTGGAGACTTCACCGGCCAGATTGGCGACCCCGACAAATTAAGCGTTCGCGAGCAGATCACTCATCAGCAGGTTTTAAAAAACTTAGCCGGCTGGAAAAAGCAGATTAAGAATTTAATTGATATTGACAAGGTTGAGTTTCGGTTTAATTCCAAGTGGCTGGCGAAACTGAATTTTGCAAACCTTATTGATATTGCTAAGCATTTCACTGTTCAGCAGATGTTGGACCGTGATATGTTTCAGGAGCGGCTAAAGATTAACCGCCCTATTTATTTACACGAATTTTTCTATCCGCTGATGCAGGCGTACGATTCGGTGGAAATGAATGTTGATTTGGAAGTTGGTGGCAACGATCAGACTTTTAATATGTTGGCCGGCCGGACATTAATGAAGGCAATGACGGGCAAAGAAAAAATGGTTTTAACCATGAAACTGCTGGAAGACCCGACTGGCAAGAAGATGGGTAAATCGGAAGGCAATATGATTACGCTGGCGGATTCACCAGAAGAGGTATACGGAAAAGTTATGAGCTGGACTGACGCAATGATTTTACCGGCTTTTGAAATTTTGACGGATGTACCGTTAACGGAAATGGAACAGATTAAGCAAGAATTAGCTGCCGGTCAAAACCCCAAAATTTTTAAGATGCAGTTGGCATATCAGGTAGTTAAGATTTATCACGGTCAAGCAGCTGCTACTGACGCCGAGCAAAATTTTAAGCAGGTTTTTGAGGATGGCTTGCGTCCCGATGAAATGCCGGTGGTGAAAACCAAGGTACGCGATATTATTGATGTGCTGGTGGCTACGAAATTAGCGGCTTCAAAATCGGAAGCCAGACGGCTTTTGGCGCAGGGTGCAGTGAAAGTGGACGGTAAAAAGATAACTGACGAAAATTATACTATCAAAAACATTGGCTCAGACGGCGTTGTTATTCAAAAAGGCAAGCGTCACTTTGCCAAAATCATTTAACCCTCAAACTATATGGCCCAAAAGATTTTAATCATTGAAGACGAAGAGTCGTTGATGAAAAATTTAAAGCTGGCCATTGATGGCGATTATAAAATTAGCACCTCAATGTCGGGAGTTGAGGGTTTGGCCAAAGCTAAAAAGGAATTGCCGGATTTGATTTTGCTTGATATTATGCTGCCGGACATGAATGGCATTGAAATTTTGCAAGCTTTAAAAGCTGACGAGAAAACTGATAGTATTCCGGTGATTGTGATGACTAATTTGAGTGACCAGGGGACGGTGAGCCAGATTTTAGCCGCCGGCGGCAAAGAGTACTTGGTAAAAAGTGACTGGAGTATTGACGACATTGTCAAAAAAGTAGAAGAGACTTTAAAGTAAAATATCCGAATTATAAAGATTAACAAGGGCTTAGGGCCCTTGTTTTATATTGACAAAATTATCTTTTTATGTTATATTGTTGATAACTTTAGTGCCAACCTACAAGGAGGATCAAGCACTATGCCAAGGCAGGACATGCATTTGTACGAAGTGGCGAAGGAGGTCGCGAAAGCCGTCGAGTTACTCGGCAGTACCAAGGACGATTTGAGTCCGCCGGAGCTCGGTCGCGAGATCGGCATCATCGTTCGGCAGGTGCAGGAGCACCAGCTTGAAATGAAGCACGTGCTCGCCGCCGGCCAGAGCGAAACGTTCGAGGAGTTTCTCGAAGCGCTCGACAACGTCGGGGACGTGCCGGATAACGTAGTTTATCCGATCTGTGCCACCCGGGACGGCAGCCTGATTCGGAAGGAATCATCCCCCGAAACCGGATGTATCCATCCGACCCGGCACGCCGCCAACCAATAACCTAACCGCATCCCGCCTGACCCTAGGACCGAACGAACGCAAAAAACGCGCTCGCTCGGTCCTCTTTCTTTTAGCAAAACAAAAGGCAGGGGGTAGGCCCTGCCTTGAGTACGGCGGTTACTAACAGTTATCGTCCTGTTTTGCTCGCCGGTCAATAAAACGGTAATATTGCTGGAAGTGTCGTTTCCAAAGTTTATCGTCAGCATCGCACATAACCTCTACGCTTGATTTGCGATTTTCAGGCTTGGCTAGCTGCTGTAAACTTTGTACCCCCTGCATATAATTAGACGCGCCAGATCAGGAAATATTACACTAGTAAGTTTTCATATGACTTTATTAGCTTTTCAAAAGCGGCGGCCCAAGTTTTATCCTGTACCGATGTTATAGCCGCTTGACTCATTGCTAGCTTTTTATCGTGGTTAGTAATGAGATAATTAATAGCCTGGTTAAAATCTTTAACATTAGGCTTGGCAATAAGTCCGGTTTTTTGGTGTTTGATCAGCTCTTGGGGCCCGCCTTGGGTGGTAACAATGGCGGGCAGGCCGCAGGCTTGTGCTTCAAGAATGACGTTGCCAAATGTATCGGTCATGGACGGAAAAATAAAAAAATCAGCGCTGGCATAGATTTCACTTAATTTTTTGCCGGTGAGATAACCAAAAAATTTTGCATTTGGCAGCTGTGATTTCAAGCCGGCGGTGTATGGTCCGTCGCCGGCTAACCACAGCTTAACGTCAGCTCGCCGCTTAAAAATTTCTACCAGCAAGTCCAAGTTTTTTTCGGTTGATAGTCTTCCGACATACAAAGCAATCGGCTGATGTTCTTTGAGTCGCGGATTTTTATATTTCGGGTTGAATATTTTAGTATCAACGCCGCGAGGAAAGATTTCAATTCGGGGATGAAACCCGGTTAATTTATTTTTTAGTATCAGGCTTGGCACCAGCAGTAAATCGGTTTTGGAGTAAAACCATTTTAGCAGCTGCCAGACCATGATTTGTGACAGATCGGCGACCGGATTTTTGATGGTTTGTGGTAATACCTTCAAGCTACTGCTAGTCCAGCTTTTGATATATTCATCAAGCATGGTGTGAAACACTCCTACCTTTGGCGCGTTGCTATTTGCTAATAGTATCGTGGCGGCTAACCCCAGCGAGCCGGGAGTGGCAAGGTGAAAAATATCGTATTGGTTGGGGTTAAAATTTTTTTTGAAGTGCGGTGAAATAATTCTAGTATCAAATGGCGGTAGGTCATAGTAATATTTGACCGGCCAGACTGCGGGTGATTCAATAATTCGAACCGATCCCTTGGTGGTGACGCGCGCCTTTTCACCAATGGTAAAAACGTCCAGCGTAATTTTTTTGGCTTGGCACCAGCGGGCAAAATGCTGGTAGGTTTTACTGACGCCGTTAACGCTGTAAAAACAGTCAGTAATTAAAGCGATTTTGATCATACTGTAAAGTGTGACATGTTTAGAAATATCGGATTCGTTCCCGACGATATAAACCGAGTTTTTTGCGCAGGACGTTTGCTTGCCGCAGCGGATAGGTAGTGGCGTGGAATGTTTCATGGAGCGGAGCAATTTCTTTTAAGTAACTGAGCGGATTTTTTTGGGCGGCATGCTCGTATGAACGGACTTCTTTGATTTTTGGCAGCACTGCTACCATGACTATTAATCTAACCAGCCCAGATAACAAAAACAGCATAATAAAAACACCGCTGCCTCCAAAATTCAAGAACTGGGTGATGACGCCGCCAAGAACCGCGCCGGCAAAAATTCCAATACCGCTTAGCAGGTTATAGTAGGCAACCATTAGGGCGCGGCGGGTTGGTTCAACCGAATCATAGATGAAGTTTGATGATGACAGATTAAACGCCGACCATCCCAGTCCGGCGACAAGCTGGGTGACAAAAATTAAAAATAAGGGGTTGGCGCTGACAGACCATAATAGCGGCACCAACAATAAAATTAAACTGCCGACTTTTACGGTTTCGCGGTTGCCGTATTTTTCAGAAAATCGTCCCCAGACAGGAAAGAATAGCAACATAAAAATGCTTACTGAAACGTTAACAGCAGCAAACCATAGCGGATTAAGCTTTAGAATTTTCCACATGTAGACCGCGTAAAATGGCCCGGCAATATTGGTGCCAAACATAATCAGCGCGACGTAGAGCGAGAACCGATTAAAATTAAAATAACGAATTTTTCTTAAGAATTGCCAGAAAGAAAAGTAGTAGTTTTTTTCTAATGTTAGATCTTCAATATAATGGCGGCGAAACATTAACGCTGAAATAAACCGGCTCAAGCCGGCAACGCCAAAGATGATGATAAATCCGTAGATGATTTCAAATTGTTGGAGATAGTAAAGCAAGAGTGCCCCGAGAATGGTGGCGCTAACCGAGAAGATGCCGGCAACCTTGTTGCGAAACGAGAAATAGCGGCCGCGGATATTTTCCGGTACGGCGTCACCCATAAGCGAAAACCACGCCGGACCGGCGAGCGAGCCGGTTAAGTTATATAAAACGTATGCCCCAATGAACAGGGGAACAAGATAGAGATTTTTGCCGCTGGCTAAAAATATCCAACCAATTGATGCTAAGAGAAAACAGGCTAATACTTGAGCCCCCACGCCCCAGAGGACAATTTTTTTCCGGTGCCATTTTTCAAGCAAGCGGCTGCCGATTAATTGGGCAAGCGGCCCGAGGAGGTTGGCAAAGCTTGCCAGTAATCCCGCCTCAAGGTTGGTGGCTTTAAGCTCTAGGGCGTAGGGCGTAATGTTATTTTCTACGCAGCCGACCATTACTGATGCCGCCGCGCCTTCTTTAACAGACAGTTTTCTGGTTTGGGCGAACAGTTTGGATTTAGATTTTTTTGAAGCTACGTCTGCCATAAATCGTCATTTTAAGGACAAAAGGCTATTCTAGTATAAAAATTTTAACACGTCTATTGATATATATGAATATGGCTGTAAGAATTTTTGGTTAATTCCGTCTCTTATTATAGAACCTTCGTTTAAAGGGCCAAGAATGGTATGATAATAGGGTAATTAGCAATTGACTATCATTAATTAACTAATTAATAATCAATACTATGATTAAAAAAATTTTTTTGTCATTAGCGACAATAGCCATGGTACTATCCATGACTATTAGTCCGGTTTTGGCGGCCGAAACCGCTGATCCAAATCTTGGGGCAGTAGTTAAAATCGCCGATAGCGATACCTTGTATTACATCGCGGCCGACGGCAAACGGTATGTGTATCCCAATGAAAAAATTTATAAAAGTTGGTTTTTTGATTTTTCAGAAGTTAAAACCATTAGTGCCGAGGATCTGGCAAAATATCCGCTGAATGGTAACATTCGCTATCGCCCCGGTGTGATTTTAATTAAGGTGCAGACCGACCCTAAGGTGTATGCCGTTGGGCAAGGAGGCATATTGCGCTGGATTAAAAATGAATTGTTGGCCAAGAAGTTGTACGGTGATAACTGGGCATCATTGATTGACGATCTGCCGGCATCATTTTTTGCTAATTACCAGGTTGGTGAAGATATTGATGATGATGCCGATTATGATGCTGATGACGAGGCTGAAAACACTGATACGGTTGAAAAAGATCGTGGCTTGCATTTAGGGCAGTTTATTGTGGGGAAAAAATCAAACACCATTCGCTGTCGAGTTATTAGCCGTGTTCGATCATTGATGTCAGATCATTCAAAGCGTTTTGATAATTTGTTTGAACGAATCTGTAAGCCAGATGATGATGACGACGATGATGATCAGGCCGACAAGACAGCGCCGGTAATCAGTGATGTATCGGTAACAGCATCAACTACTTCAGCTGTTATTAGCTGGAAGACTGATGAATTAGCAACCAGCAAAGTTACTTATGCCACTGAGCCGAAGGGTTCGGCCGATGATACCGACAGCGTGGTTAAAAAGAATTTAGTTACTAATCACGCCATTAAATTAACCGGACTGACCGCCAGCACCACTTACTACTTTATTGTTGAATCAAACGATGCTAATGGCAATAAGGCTACGACAACTGAAAAAATGTTTACGACCTCAGCCGTTCCTCCGGCTGACGTAACGGCGCCAGTCATTAGCAATATTTCAGTTTCCGCTTCGACCACTTTTGCTCTGGTGAGTTGGACCACTAATGAAGCGGCATCAAGCCAGATTGAATATGCGGTTGAATCACTAAGTACAGCTAGTACGACAATTAAAGTTGAAAATAGCAGTCTTGTTACCAACCATTCGTTGAATGTGTCAAGTTTGACTGCCAGTACAACGTACTACTTTATTATTGAGTCAAAAGACGCTAGTAACAATAAAGCAACTTCAACTCAGCAGGTATTTACGACTCTAGGACAGTAGGTACCCGGGTAACTACCATTTAGTAAAATTAGCCCCCAAGGCGGGGCTAATTTTATTTTGAACTGAAAGGTTTTTTGATTAAAGGCGTACTACCAATGTGTGGAGGGTGATATATCTTAAAAGCTAATTAATAAAAAAATCAGCTGTAGTATATAGTAACCCCCGTTAGTCACTACAGCCTAGCGGGGGTTACTATATGAGGAAATATATGGGAAAATTTATAAAATTTATCGGACGGCACAAGGGTATGTTTACTGTTGGAGTAGCTGTTTTAGGTGTTGGCAGTTATTTTGGATACCAATATTTTTTGAATCAGACAGCCACGTCTGAAGTGACGTATGTGACGTCTGAAGTGACAAGGGGTAACATTGTTTCGGCTGTTTCGGGTACTGGTTTAGTATCAGTTTCCAATCAGGTTGAGTTAAAGCCTGATGCTTCAGGTAAGATTGTTTATTTAAACATTAAAGCCGGACAAGAAGTCAAAAAAGGTGATTTGTTGGCTCAGCTTGATGCGACTGATGCCGTCCAGAGCGTTCGCGATGCTAAAGATAATCTTGAGAGTGCTAAATTAGCGTTAGAAAAGTTGACGGCGCCGATTGATGAATTAGATATTGTCAAAGCTAAAAATAGTCTGGCAAAAGCCGAAGAGGCACTGCCGAATGCCCAGGATGATTTAGCGAAAGCATATGAAGATGGCTATAACGACGTGGCGAATGTTTTTTTGGATTTGCCAAATATTATGTCGGGCCTGGAAAACATCTTGTTTGGGTATGAGTTTAAAGATGGACAGTGGAATATTGATTATTATAAAACGGTTGGTAAGCTGTATGACGAGGGTATTGAGGCATATGCCGATGCCGCACGTCTTAGCTATGATGCCGCCCGCGAAAGCTATGAAAAAAATTTTGATGACTATAAAGCCGCTAGTCGGCTTTCTGATCAGGAAACCGTTGCCGGTCTAATTGATGAAACATATGCTACGCTAAAAAGCGCTTCCGAAGCTATAAAGAAAACTAAAAACTTTTTAGATTTTTATGAAGACACTTTAACTAAGAAGAATGTTGAGGTATCTTCTAAGACGCAGGC is a window from the Candidatus Buchananbacteria bacterium genome containing:
- a CDS encoding tyrosine--tRNA ligase, coding for MSHKQALIDEILTRGVENIYPNPQALEQALKSGKKLTLYCGYDPNSPTLHIGHGITVRKLAKFLALGHKVIFLFGDFTGQIGDPDKLSVREQITHQQVLKNLAGWKKQIKNLIDIDKVEFRFNSKWLAKLNFANLIDIAKHFTVQQMLDRDMFQERLKINRPIYLHEFFYPLMQAYDSVEMNVDLEVGGNDQTFNMLAGRTLMKAMTGKEKMVLTMKLLEDPTGKKMGKSEGNMITLADSPEEVYGKVMSWTDAMILPAFEILTDVPLTEMEQIKQELAAGQNPKIFKMQLAYQVVKIYHGQAAATDAEQNFKQVFEDGLRPDEMPVVKTKVRDIIDVLVATKLAASKSEARRLLAQGAVKVDGKKITDENYTIKNIGSDGVVIQKGKRHFAKII
- a CDS encoding response regulator produces the protein MAQKILIIEDEESLMKNLKLAIDGDYKISTSMSGVEGLAKAKKELPDLILLDIMLPDMNGIEILQALKADEKTDSIPVIVMTNLSDQGTVSQILAAGGKEYLVKSDWSIDDIVKKVEETLK
- a CDS encoding glycosyltransferase family 1 protein, yielding MIKIALITDCFYSVNGVSKTYQHFARWCQAKKITLDVFTIGEKARVTTKGSVRIIESPAVWPVKYYYDLPPFDTRIISPHFKKNFNPNQYDIFHLATPGSLGLAATILLANSNAPKVGVFHTMLDEYIKSWTSSSLKVLPQTIKNPVADLSQIMVWQLLKWFYSKTDLLLVPSLILKNKLTGFHPRIEIFPRGVDTKIFNPKYKNPRLKEHQPIALYVGRLSTEKNLDLLVEIFKRRADVKLWLAGDGPYTAGLKSQLPNAKFFGYLTGKKLSEIYASADFFIFPSMTDTFGNVILEAQACGLPAIVTTQGGPQELIKHQKTGLIAKPNVKDFNQAINYLITNHDKKLAMSQAAITSVQDKTWAAAFEKLIKSYENLLV
- a CDS encoding MFS transporter; protein product: MADVASKKSKSKLFAQTRKLSVKEGAAASVMVGCVENNITPYALELKATNLEAGLLASFANLLGPLAQLIGSRLLEKWHRKKIVLWGVGAQVLACFLLASIGWIFLASGKNLYLVPLFIGAYVLYNLTGSLAGPAWFSLMGDAVPENIRGRYFSFRNKVAGIFSVSATILGALLLYYLQQFEIIYGFIIIFGVAGLSRFISALMFRRHYIEDLTLEKNYYFSFWQFLRKIRYFNFNRFSLYVALIMFGTNIAGPFYAVYMWKILKLNPLWFAAVNVSVSIFMLLFFPVWGRFSEKYGNRETVKVGSLILLLVPLLWSVSANPLFLIFVTQLVAGLGWSAFNLSSSNFIYDSVEPTRRALMVAYYNLLSGIGIFAGAVLGGVITQFLNFGGSGVFIMLFLLSGLVRLIVMVAVLPKIKEVRSYEHAAQKNPLSYLKEIAPLHETFHATTYPLRQANVLRKKLGLYRRERIRYF
- a CDS encoding fibronectin type III domain-containing protein encodes the protein MIKKIFLSLATIAMVLSMTISPVLAAETADPNLGAVVKIADSDTLYYIAADGKRYVYPNEKIYKSWFFDFSEVKTISAEDLAKYPLNGNIRYRPGVILIKVQTDPKVYAVGQGGILRWIKNELLAKKLYGDNWASLIDDLPASFFANYQVGEDIDDDADYDADDEAENTDTVEKDRGLHLGQFIVGKKSNTIRCRVISRVRSLMSDHSKRFDNLFERICKPDDDDDDDDQADKTAPVISDVSVTASTTSAVISWKTDELATSKVTYATEPKGSADDTDSVVKKNLVTNHAIKLTGLTASTTYYFIVESNDANGNKATTTEKMFTTSAVPPADVTAPVISNISVSASTTFALVSWTTNEAASSQIEYAVESLSTASTTIKVENSSLVTNHSLNVSSLTASTTYYFIIESKDASNNKATSTQQVFTTLGQ
- a CDS encoding efflux RND transporter periplasmic adaptor subunit; the encoded protein is MGKFIKFIGRHKGMFTVGVAVLGVGSYFGYQYFLNQTATSEVTYVTSEVTRGNIVSAVSGTGLVSVSNQVELKPDASGKIVYLNIKAGQEVKKGDLLAQLDATDAVQSVRDAKDNLESAKLALEKLTAPIDELDIVKAKNSLAKAEEALPNAQDDLAKAYEDGYNDVANVFLDLPNIMSGLENILFGYEFKDGQWNIDYYKTVGKLYDEGIEAYADAARLSYDAARESYEKNFDDYKAASRLSDQETVAGLIDETYATLKSASEAIKKTKNFLDFYEDTLTKKNVEVSSKTQAHQTSLENYTGTTNGHLSQMSSDQNSIDAAQEDIINAQRTIQEQQGALDDLLAGVDPLDVRSQELTIKQRESSLQSAQQKLADYYVRAPFDGVIAEATAQLGESASSGTSIATLITKQKIAEVTLNEIDAAKVKVGQRATLTFDAVSDLSITGEVVEIDTLGEVSQGVVSYGIKIGFDVQDDRVKPGMSASVSIIIESRQNVLTVPSGAVKNSTGSSYVEVLVDGVPQQKTIILGISDDTAVEVTDGLVEGDRVITSQKTGSSSQSSQSNSTNSGPGGNDAMRGMMQLTR